In Lacerta agilis isolate rLacAgi1 chromosome 1, rLacAgi1.pri, whole genome shotgun sequence, the following proteins share a genomic window:
- the RTRAF gene encoding RNA transcription, translation and transport factor protein, with product MFRRKLTALDYHNPAGFNCRDETEFRNFIVWLEDQKIRHYKIEDRGNLRNIHNAAEWTKSFEKYLKDVNCPFNTQERQETIDWLLGLAVRLEYGDNADKYKDSTPEGAKNADNASKNAEPLINLDVNNPDFKAGVMALANLLQIQRHDDYLVMLKAIRILVQERLSQEAVAKANQSKEGLPVTLDKHILGFDTGDAVLNEAAQILRLLHIEELRELQTKINEAIVAVQAIIADPKTDHRLGKVGR from the exons ATGAAACTGAATTTCGAAACTTCATTGTTTGGCTTGAAGACCAGAAAATCAGACACTACAAAATTGAAGACAGAGGGAATCTGAGAAACATCCACAATGCTGCAGAATGGACAAAGTCCTTTGAAAAG TACCTTAAAGATGTGAATTGTCCTTTCAACACCCAAGAAAGACAAGAAACCATTGACTGGCTTTTGGGACTGGCAGTGAGGCTTGAGTATGGGGACAACG CTGACAAGTATAAGGACTCCACGCCTGAGGGGGCGAAGAACGCAGACAATGCATCTAAAAATGCAGAACCCCTCATCAACCTGGATG TAAACAACCCTGACTTTAAGGCTGGTGTGATGGCTTTGGCGAACCTCCTTCAGATCCAACGTCATGATGACTATTTGGTGATGCTCAAG GCAATTCGCATCTTGGTTCAGGAGCGTTTGAGTCAGGAGGCTGTCGCCAAGGCAAATCAGTCCAAAGAG GGCTTGCCTGTCACCTTGGACAAGCACATTCTTGGCTTTGACACAGGAG ATGCCGTTCTCAACGAAGCCGCCCAGATCCTCCGCCTCCTGCATATAGAAGAGCTCCGCGAGCTGCAGACGAAGATCAACGAAGCCATCGTAGCGGTCCAGGCGATTATCGCCGATCCAAAAACTGACCACAGACTGGGCAAGGTGGGGAGATGA